From Alosa sapidissima isolate fAloSap1 chromosome 2, fAloSap1.pri, whole genome shotgun sequence, one genomic window encodes:
- the LOC121686792 gene encoding hatching enzyme 1.2, producing MIGTIFAVTLAVVTEIWTFPLKNSTMVQETVVRVKRRYSGMSIDPEDINIMDMIIMANRRVGFAGLSMRDGDIASNSNIRSALICPANSCLWPKSVDGFVYVPYMISTFYDDMDRITIETGMLDISSQTCVKFVPRTHEANFIDIQPKRGCWSFLGMIGGPQTLSLQTPSCMWSGVASHELMHALSFVHEHSRSDRDAYVTILWRNIMRGQTHNFQKHNTYLNTAYDYNSVMHYGRYAFTADGEPTIIPKPDQSIPIGQRDGPSVLDIHKINVLYKCGGMV from the exons ATGATTGGGACCATCTTTGCAGTCACCCTCGCAGTggtgacggaaatttggacttTTCCTCTGAAG AATTCCACTATGGTACAAGAAACAGTGGTGAGGGTCAAAAGAAGATACTCCG GAATGTCTATCGACCCTGAGGACATCAATATCATGGACATGATCATTATGGCAAACAGAC GAGTGGGATTTGCAGGACTTTCCATGCGAGATGGTGACATTGCATCGAATTCAAATATACGCAGTGCCCttatttgtccagctaactctTGCCTTTGGCCAAAATCAGTGGATGGTTTTGTCTATGTTCCTTACATGATTTCTACATTCTATG ATGACATGGACAGGATCACGATAGAGACAGGTATGCTGGACATCTCGTCTCagacatgtgtcaagtttgtaCCACGAACCCATGAAGCCAACTTTATCGACATTCAACCCAAGCGTGG TTGCTGGTCCTTCTTAGGCATGATTGGTGGACCCCAGACTCTGTCCCTGCAGACCCCGTCCTGCATGTGGTCAGGGGTGGCTTCCCACGAGCTCATGCATGCTCTTAGTTTTGTTCATGAGCACTCGCGCTCTGATCGTGACGCCTATGTCACCATCCTGTGGAGAAATATCATGAGAG GCCAGACACACAACTTTCAAAAGCATAACACCTACCTCAACACAGCATATGATTACAATTCAGTCATGCACTATGGAAG gTATGCTTTTACTGCAGATGGTGAACCAACCATAATTCCCAAACCAGACCAAAGCATCCCTAttggacagagagatggacCTAGTGTATTAGACATTCATAAAATAAATGTCTTGTATAAATGTG GTGGCATGGTGTAA